The genomic window ATTGAACCTCGTTGTTCGATGGCGAATCGAGATTCAATCCGGAGTTTCCAGCCGCACAGACACAGAGGACGCCCGAGTCCAGCAGCTTGCCAAGAGCTGAGGCGAACCGGTCGTATGCATCTCCGTCGGCTGGGGATTTCCGATAGTCGAAGGCGCAGAGAATCACAGGGATGTCCCACCCGGCACTTCGCAGGGCTGAAACCATCTCCAGCGCATGGGCCACCTGAGACAACTCCTGATGCTTGTCGCCGGTCCGGAACATCACCAATCGAGCGACGGGAGCTTCAGCGGTTCCCAGTTCCGCCGCCAGCAGGCCCGCAACATGAGTGCCGTGTCCGGTCCGATCCTGAGGAGTCGCATCATTCTCCACAAAATCCCAACCGAACCAATACTTCCCGTCTCCCCGCTGCATGGGAGCGGGCAGTTTTTTTCCAACGGCGTCATTATCCAACCACTTTCCCTGAAATGCCGGATGATCCACCGCCACTCCGCTGTCGATCACCACAACGATTTCTGCGGACGGCTTGCGTCCCGGATCTTCCGCAAGCGCGAAATCGCTCAAACCCAGCGCAAAAGCCGCCGCGCTCGCTGCGATGATTCCATTTCCTGCCACAATCATCAGATCTCCACCTAGTGAATACCGGGCGACGGCCTCAACAAGGAAAAAGCATTATCCTGCCTGTTGTGAGAACCGCCCCGTCACGCGATTAGATCGACCTTGCGGGGATTCGCGGTCACCAGCGATTTTCATCTTCTTCTCACCCAAACAAATTCGTCGCCGTTTTCCAACGGCACCTTTCTGATGTCCCATATGTCGATGGGATAAGGAGAACCGGATATGGCCACGGATGCGGCCTTCACGCCCTCACCGATCGCGCAGTCTTCGAATTTTTCACGGATTTTCATGTTATAATAAACACCAGGTCGGGCGTCAGGTCAACGGAATGCGCTCCTTCCAACCGACGTTTCCAGGAATGGGGGATCACCGGCCCGCCTCTCCCGCCCGGCTCAGCCAGTGGAGGAGATTGAGAACCAGCCGGTGGTTCTGTTCCGCCTTGGGGGCGTTCATGCCCATCGGTTTTTTCTCCGGGCCTGAAAGCTGGGCGCTGAACATCGAGGCCTCGCCGAAGATCGCGACACGTCCCTTGCCGAGGGTGAGGACCGCGCCTTGTGACCAGCCCTCGATGCGGACGACGGGCGCGTCCGGCGTGATGCCGGGAGCCTTCCTCGTTTCCCGTGAGATGGAACCGGTGGAAAAGGTGAGGATGGGTGTGGCTCCTTCCGGCAGCCGGAATGCTGAGCCTCCGAAGGTCGCCACCTGCGTGACTTTCTCATCCTCCGAGCGCCCTTTTGTGATGAAATTTTCCGCAAGCCCTTCTCCTGTTCTAAAAACATCCGGCCCGCGTTCCTGCTGCGGGCGGCCTGTTCTCGCGTAGCCGTTGCTGAACACCGCGCCGAAGGATTCCGCGAGCTCCCCCGCTCCGCCGGGAAAGGGCATGTGGTCCGCGATCAACAGCAGCGAGCCGCCTTTCTCCACCCAGTCATGCAGGGCGGCGATCTCTTCCTTCGTGAACGCGGAAGGTGTTGGTAACGACCAGTCCTTCGCATTCCTCTCGTTGACGGGGTTCGCGATCACGAGGAGATCGACTTCCCTCAACGCGTCCGCTGAAAGCGATCGGGTGAAGCCTCCGACCTGGTAACCATCGCGGCGGAGAAGATTGGCGAAGGGCTGGTAGCGCCCTCCGGCGGTATGGAAATTGTGGTGCGCCTCATCGATCCCCACGCGGGGTCCCTGCCCGGAACCGTAGGCGGGATCTCCGATCCCGGGCTGGTAGCTGGTGTCGGACACCTGCTGCGCTCTCAAGGTGGAGATGGCGGAGATGAAGCCGGTAACGATGAGGAGGAATCCGCGGTTCATGTGGCTGGGACGGAATGGGCGGCACGGTAGGCCGGATTAATATTGGAAACGAAAGGCCCACCAGAGACCGTCCCCATGCCGGGTGACGGTCTCTGGTGAAAGCGGGTTTGTCAGAGCGCCGAGGTTTGCCGGCGCCCCCTCCGCAGGAACAGGAAACCGGTGGCGATCAACGACAAACCGAAGGTGTGTGGTTCGGGGATGGAGGTGAGGTTGAGGAGGCCCGTATTCGCATCGAAGCTGACGCCATATCCTCGGGAGGCGAAGTAGCCATCCCACTGGCCGTCTCCATTGTCATCTTCCAGCGTGATGGCGCTGACGGTGTTCGCGTCGGTCTGGATGGTGACGGTATCGAAATTTCCGCTGGAAGGAGTGAGACCGGTGAAGAGCTGATACACACCCTCGCCGGCATAGTCGCTGTTGAGGCGGAGGCGGAGTTCACCGCCGAGGTTGATGGTTCCGGCGGTCACGTTGATACTGTCGGTGCCGGCGGCGCGGATGTCCAGCACGGCGAGGCCCGTTGCTTGCAGGTTGAGCAGATTGGTGAAGGTCAGGGTGTTGGGACCCGCACCGAAACCACCCTCGGCTCCGGGAGATACCCGTCCACCGTCGGAAAGATCGGCGGAACCAAAGGTGCCTCCGCCGGTGATCGATGCGCCCGCGACCACGGTCAGGCTGCTGTAGGTGTTGAAAACCCCTCCGCCCGCCACCTGCAGGACGCTGTTGCTTCCGGTGACGGTGACCGCTCCGCTGTAGGTGTGCCCGCCCGCCAGATACTCCCCGAGCAGGACGGTGCCTTTGGTGATGGCCAGCGTCCCGGAACCTTGGATGCCTCCGTTGCCGGTGGGGGTCGCGAGGTCGCCGGGATTGCCGAAACGGACGCGTGAGTCTCCGTTGTTGGCGATGGTGACGTCGCCCTGGAAATTGACGCGGGCGTGGATGTTCGTATTTCCGGTCCTTCCGCTCTGGATCTGGACACCGGCGTCGGCCACTCCGCCGGATTGGATGGTGAGGATGTTGCCGTTGGTCTGGTTGACGTTGGTCACGCCATAGCCGGAGCCGATGGAAAGCTGGCCGATGGTGCCGGCCGCGTTGACGGTGGCCGCGCGGGCACCGGTATTGAGGCTGATGACGTCCGCGCTGGTGGGGGTGAACGCCGAGTTGACGCCGCCTTCCGGTGTCGCGTAGTTCGCACGATTGAACAATCCTTCTCCGGTGCCGAGGCCTGCGGGGCGGGTGGCCAGCCAGTTGTAGGTGGCGGCGCGGGAGGAGGTCGACAGGGCGATGAGGGACAGCGCGAGGGCTGGGACGGTATGCTTGAAGTGTGGATACATGTGGGGATGTGGTGTGTTTGGAGGGACCCGAAAACCGCTTGGTGTCACGTTGTCGGAACACGGCGGAAAAATTCGGGAGGAGTGATTCGAGGTATCAGCCGCCACTCGGTGCCATTTGGAAAAGCCGCGGGATACCGGAGATGGGAACCAGCCTGCCGGAAAATTCCCGACCTGATGTGGCGGTCGTTATTCTCCGAAGCCCGGCCCCGGCGTGCATGGCCCCATTCCGACAGGAAGGGACCGTTGGCTACGGGCGTGACGGAAGGAAAATGGAAGCGAAGACGATAACAGATCTTTCATGATGAAAGCGGTGGCCGGATCATCCAGAGGTCTGGTCTTCTTCCGAAATTCGGGTAATTGGGGAACTGTCCCTGCGGGGGAATAGCAGGAGGCAGACTCCGAGTCAACCTTAAAACATATTTAATTGGGCAATTTTATAATGTTTCACCATTCAATTCATTATCAAATTGCTAAATATGGTAATATTTGTTTGACAAATCCGTAGAATCTGGTTTATCCAGACGTGCGCCCGAGAGGCGAACCAAACCCCATTTGATATGATGAAATCGAAATCAATGAGTGTTTACCGGCTGATCAAATCCTTCTTCGCCCTGCTCGCAGGGACGGAACACCGTCTTTGTCGCCAAGCGTGACCACCCCGCGCAGCACCTGGTGATCCGTACGTTCCGGCTCCCGCCACGGCATCCGCATCAGACACCTTGGTTTTTCGTTTCGGGGAAATATCTGCTGGTCGGAATCCCCGCCGGAGATTTCCACGGAAGGGCGGAAACCGGTCCCTCGCCACGGCTCAAAAATCTCAAATCCCACCATTCATGAAAGTCACCAATTTCACCGCCATCATCTGGGAAGCCATTTCACAGATCGACGCGAGAAGGCCCGCGCCATTCTCATTCCAGGAGATCCACGAAGCCGCTTCCCAAGGCAGGCTGCTGGATCTCCTCGGCAGGAACAGTTCGAGTGGTTTCACCCGATTCCTGCTCGTCGGCAAGGAGTCGGGAAACCCGCAGGTGGAGGAAGCTCTCGGCCGGGCCTCGAAGGTTTTGAATGGCCAGGAGCTGCGGCAGGCGCTCATCGGGGACAATCCCTGGTGCCTGTTGATCGCCATGGCGCTCCAGGCGATCCAAGCGGAGTTTCCCGAGCAGTCCGCACACCCCCAGCTCGCGGAGTTGGGTGGCCAGTGGCAGTCTTGAGGGGATCATTTAACTACTGATTACACTGATTTACGGATTGAAGAAGGTGTCCAATTCTCTGGTTCCGTAACAGGGATCACGCCTCATCCGGCCGCCGGACAGGATGTCCAGGGCACGTAGCGTTCAGGATGAACGCGCTCCATTGGATAATGCGCTGCTCTGGATGGACGGTCTGCTTTCGATGGCAGGCGGCGGGGCGTCGTCATTCTGACGACTGCTCCGGGGGCATCCTGTCCCCCCATCACTCCGGACGTGTGCTTTTCCGGGACCTGACTTCTTCCAGCAGCTTCACCAATTCGGCAACACGTCCGGGATGCTCGGCAGCCGCGTTCGTGGTCTCGCCGGGGTCTTCTGTGAGATGGTAAAGCTGCGGAACATTGTCGCGGCCGGTTTCCGTGTTGGTGCTCGCCGCGATCTTCGTGGGTTTTTGTCCTTTCACAGGTTCGATGTATTTCCAGCCGTCCCGTGTGATCGAGGCCGCCGAGCCCTGGCTGACGAGATAATCCCGGTCTTTCTTGGATTCCCCGAGGAGCGTCGCGAGCTGGTTGAAACTATCCGGTGCGTCGTCCGCCGCGAGGGCTTGACCAGTGAGGGACGCGAGCGAGGCCGTGAGGTCGATTTGGCTGACGAGGGCGCCGGAGACACCCGGTTTGACCCGTGCGGGCCAGCGCACGATGAACGGGACGCGTGTCGCGGCTTCGAAGGCGCTGGTCTTGCCGCCGCGCCAAGGACCGCCCGGACGGTGGTCGCCGTTTTTCTCCGGAGCGCCATCCTGATAGCCGTCATCCAGCACCGGACCGTTGTCGCTGGAGATGATGACCAGGGTGTTGTCCGCCAGACCGAGACGGTCGAGGGTGTTGGCGATCTCACCCACCGACCAATCGAATTCGGCGATGGCATCGCCTCGCGGTCCCAGCGGGGTTTTTCCCACGAAGCGAGGATTCGGTGTGCGTGGCACGTGCGCGTCGTGGGTGGCGAAGAACAGGAAGAACGGCTTGTCCTTCCGTCCCTCGATGAAGCTGACGGCTTTGGCGGTGATGTCGTCCGCGATGTTCTCGTCCGTCCAACGCGCCGCCCTGCCTCCGCGCTGGTAGCCGATGCGGCCGATGCCGCCGTGAATGGACTGGTTGTGGCCGTGGCTGTGGCGCACGCGGAGCAGTTCGGGATTATCCTTGCCCGTGGGTTCGCCGGGGAAATTTTCCTGATAACTCACCTCCAGCGGATCCGCGGGATCCAGATTCCGTACGCGGTGATCCTCCACGAAGACGGTCGGCACACGGTCGCCGGTGGCGGGGATGATGAAAGCGGA from Luteolibacter yonseiensis includes these protein-coding regions:
- a CDS encoding DUF4350 domain-containing protein — its product is MNRGFLLIVTGFISAISTLRAQQVSDTSYQPGIGDPAYGSGQGPRVGIDEAHHNFHTAGGRYQPFANLLRRDGYQVGGFTRSLSADALREVDLLVIANPVNERNAKDWSLPTPSAFTKEEIAALHDWVEKGGSLLLIADHMPFPGGAGELAESFGAVFSNGYARTGRPQQERGPDVFRTGEGLAENFITKGRSEDEKVTQVATFGGSAFRLPEGATPILTFSTGSISRETRKAPGITPDAPVVRIEGWSQGAVLTLGKGRVAIFGEASMFSAQLSGPEKKPMGMNAPKAEQNHRLVLNLLHWLSRAGEAGR
- a CDS encoding S8 family serine peptidase, yielding MIVAGNGIIAASAAAFALGLSDFALAEDPGRKPSAEIVVVIDSGVAVDHPAFQGKWLDNDAVGKKLPAPMQRGDGKYWFGWDFVENDATPQDRTGHGTHVAGLLAAELGTAEAPVARLVMFRTGDKHQELSQVAHALEMVSALRSAGWDIPVILCAFDYRKSPADGDAYDRFASALGKLLDSGVLCVCAAGNSGLNLDSPSNNEVQYQAVLRHRNMITVTACSDEGQLLATSNYSGNTVLLASPGLAASSATPDGKMAGLSGSSQAAARVAGRLARQASVPGYRQPGKLREWLLQNVRQHPSLVGRVGSAGFLPAKVD
- a CDS encoding sulfatase-like hydrolase/transferase, with protein sequence MPAPHSFLSRLTFVSLALSAIAPAADKLPNIVLIYADDIGYGDIGSYGAKRISTPNIDKIAAAGIRHTNGHSAAATCTPSRYSLMTGRYAWRQQGTNILPGDANLIIRPGSLTLPSLLAKAGYETGVVGKWHLGLGDSKIDWNKEIKPGPLEIGFGSAFIIPATGDRVPTVFVEDHRVRNLDPADPLEVSYQENFPGEPTGKDNPELLRVRHSHGHNQSIHGGIGRIGYQRGGRAARWTDENIADDITAKAVSFIEGRKDKPFFLFFATHDAHVPRTPNPRFVGKTPLGPRGDAIAEFDWSVGEIANTLDRLGLADNTLVIISSDNGPVLDDGYQDGAPEKNGDHRPGGPWRGGKTSAFEAATRVPFIVRWPARVKPGVSGALVSQIDLTASLASLTGQALAADDAPDSFNQLATLLGESKKDRDYLVSQGSAASITRDGWKYIEPVKGQKPTKIAASTNTETGRDNVPQLYHLTEDPGETTNAAAEHPGRVAELVKLLEEVRSRKSTRPE